TCGAACGGATCGATTCGGTGATCGGCGCAAACGACACGACCTACCTGCACATCGACCTGCCCGCGCTCTCAGGATGTTATCGGGTCACTGCGGTAGATGATAATGGAAACGAAACGACCGACCCTGAAACAGTTTGTGTCGATACGTGCCGTCAGTATGTGCTGCCTTCGGTATTCACACCGAACAAGGACGGTAAGAACGACCTCTTCCACCCCTGCGATTCGACAACGACGCTTGATCTCCAGCTCAGGAATTGTCCGCCGTACCGGAATGTCAAGGACATTGACCTGAAGCTATTCAACCGCTGGGGCCAGCTCGTATTCGAGACGACCGACAAGGACATCAACTGGGACGGCACCCACAAGGACAACGGCAGCGATTGCCCGGATGGCGTTTACTACTACACCTGCAAAGTCAACTTCTTCCGCATCTCCGGCGAAGAATCGGTGGAGCTGAAAGGATATGTGCACTTGATCCGAGGGCAATAGACTTTAATCAGTTCGCGGATGGCAGCAGGCAGTAGACGGTTTGTCCGAAGTGCTTCCAGAACATTGAATTGTTTAGGTCGGCGAATCCGAAATGCAATTGAGACTAAGCTAACTTCCAACTTTCATCTTTCAACTCGGAACCCGCCTGCCTGCCGTAGCTTTAGCGAAGGCAGGAAACCCGGAATCTGAAACCCAGAACCTGCGTATGTTCACCGGCATCATCGAATCCACCGCCCCACTGGTCGCAACGCGCACTGAAGGCTCTAACCTGCATCTGCGTTTTCGCACGCCGATTGCTCGCGAGCTCAAGGTGGATCAAAGTGTGGCGCACAATGGGGTCTGCCTGACGGTCACGAAGGTGGAAGGGAAGGAATACGAAGTGACGGCGGTGGAGGAAACATTGGCGCGTACCAATCTGGGCGAGCTACAGCAAGCCGACCTGGTCAACCTGGAACGCTGCATGCGCCTCGGCGACCGTCTCGACGGTCACATCGTGCAAGGGCATGTGGATACGTGCGGTAAGGTGGAGCGCATCGATTCCCGCGACGGCAGTTGGAATGTTTACTTTACGTATGATCCGTCAAACGGGCATCCCACGGTACCGAAAGGTTCTGTTTGTGTGAACGGCGTCAGCCTGACCGTGGTCGAATCAGGATCCGGTCGTTTTTCCGTCACCATCATTCCCTATACCTGGGAACACACCAACTTCCACCGACTTAAACCGGGCTCGACTGTCAACCTAGAGTTCGATATCATTGGGAAGTATGTGGAGCGACTTCTGTCGGAAAGAAAATAATCCAGAAGAGTTTGATTCAAATGCCCTCCGTAGCGCAGCCACGGCGGACAGGTCATTTTCGCAAAATGCGCATCTATCTATTGTGAATGTTCCAATTCTTCTGTCTACGCTAAAGCTTCGGCAGGTAAAATTCACTGTTCACTGTTTACTGTTTACTGTTCACTATTCACTGTTCACTATTCACTGTTTACACCCTCAAAACACCTTCTCCGCGATTCGGCAGGTGATCTCCGCGTTACTCATCGTATAGTAGTGCAAACAGGGAGCCCCTGCTTTCATCAACTCTTTTGACTGTTCGACGCACCACTGGATACCTTCGGATTTAACATCCGCGTCGGTCTTACAGGCCTCGATCCGGTCGATGAGTTCCTGGGGAATGTCGACGTGAAAGGCTTTCGGTAAAGAAGTGAGTTGCTTACGCGTTGTGATCGGCTTCAGC
This genomic stretch from Bacteroidota bacterium harbors:
- a CDS encoding riboflavin synthase; the encoded protein is MFTGIIESTAPLVATRTEGSNLHLRFRTPIARELKVDQSVAHNGVCLTVTKVEGKEYEVTAVEETLARTNLGELQQADLVNLERCMRLGDRLDGHIVQGHVDTCGKVERIDSRDGSWNVYFTYDPSNGHPTVPKGSVCVNGVSLTVVESGSGRFSVTIIPYTWEHTNFHRLKPGSTVNLEFDIIGKYVERLLSERK